One window of the Spirochaetota bacterium genome contains the following:
- a CDS encoding sugar phosphate isomerase/epimerase, whose product MVSYKNRFPFKIGTTSFILPVKDESVVANVVYLKDSFDLVQLLFFGKEYLDEVMSPRIIKELKAIKDESGLRFTVHLPSDLELLRPSAAHMEESLSIIEKIMMETEILDVDGYVLHVDKLVRGSPGVELDREHFNLFHKALDAISARLGNSASNILIENTSYDLTFFSSLIMRSKCSVCMDAGHVSLYNHDYGRFIEVFHRKIRQVHLHGVSNGRDHQALTGLDAVAAGLFGHFLKEFTGSVIIEVYNLKDLVKSGEYIERFCK is encoded by the coding sequence ATGGTATCATATAAAAACAGATTTCCCTTTAAAATAGGAACCACATCGTTTATCCTTCCCGTAAAAGACGAGAGCGTGGTGGCCAACGTGGTGTACCTCAAGGACAGCTTTGACCTTGTGCAGCTTCTTTTCTTCGGCAAGGAGTATCTTGACGAGGTGATGTCGCCCCGCATCATCAAGGAATTGAAGGCGATCAAGGATGAGAGCGGTCTCCGTTTCACGGTGCACCTGCCTTCTGACCTGGAGTTGCTCAGGCCGTCCGCCGCTCATATGGAAGAATCCCTCTCTATCATTGAGAAGATCATGATGGAGACGGAGATTCTCGATGTCGACGGCTATGTGCTCCATGTGGACAAGCTGGTGAGGGGCTCGCCCGGCGTAGAGCTCGACAGGGAGCATTTCAATCTTTTTCACAAGGCTCTTGACGCGATTTCCGCCAGGCTGGGCAACTCGGCGAGCAACATACTGATCGAAAATACATCCTACGATTTGACTTTTTTCAGCAGCCTGATCATGAGGAGCAAATGTTCTGTCTGCATGGACGCGGGTCACGTATCGCTGTACAACCATGACTATGGCCGGTTCATTGAAGTGTTTCACCGGAAGATACGGCAGGTCCACCTCCATGGCGTAAGTAACGGGAGAGACCACCAGGCGCTGACCGGCCTCGATGCTGTCGCGGCCGGCCTGTTCGGCCATTTCCTGAAAGAATTTACCGGATCGGTGATCATCGAGGTTTACAATCTGAAAGATCTGGTTAAATCAGGGGAATACATAGAGCGATTTTGCAAATAA
- a CDS encoding DUF2179 domain-containing protein — MTQPELLTMLYIFFARIIDVSIGTVRIVLISRGYRYIAPIFGFVEVLIWITAISKALAHLESVYSYLVYAAGFATGNYVGMLLETRLPFGYKSIRVITTKEVSALPLMLRDEGFGVTISEGLGLKGPVYILYSLVPKKTMARYLEIVNILEPGAFITIEEVRAYRPGFISRKTYPGFWGRLTRKGK; from the coding sequence ATGACACAGCCCGAACTATTGACGATGCTCTACATATTTTTCGCCCGTATTATAGATGTCTCCATCGGGACCGTCAGGATCGTCCTTATTTCCAGGGGATACCGGTATATCGCTCCGATATTCGGTTTTGTTGAAGTGCTCATCTGGATAACGGCCATCAGCAAGGCCCTGGCGCACCTGGAAAGCGTGTACAGTTACCTCGTCTATGCGGCCGGTTTCGCCACGGGAAACTACGTCGGCATGCTCCTGGAGACACGGCTTCCCTTCGGATATAAATCGATACGGGTCATAACGACCAAGGAGGTATCGGCCCTGCCCCTCATGCTGCGCGACGAGGGCTTCGGGGTCACCATAAGCGAAGGCCTGGGCTTGAAAGGACCTGTTTATATCCTCTACTCCCTGGTACCCAAAAAAACCATGGCCCGCTATCTGGAAATTGTCAATATCCTGGAGCCGGGAGCCTTCATCACCATTGAAGAGGTCCGTGCTTACCGGCCTGGTTTTATATCGAGAAAAACCTATCCCGGCTTTTGGGGACGGTTAACACGGAAAGGGAAATAA
- a CDS encoding GGDEF domain-containing protein: MKDTAVNEKINLLRKMEIFSTLGAHELEIVAYNSQLVSYRKGSLIFSENSPGNELFIIKDGEVLITRHRDDDDVDIAQFITGESFGEWDLIANTPRVATAIAIRDSVLLVFPREGITFPIFLQKYPKMSARMTYKLLSVITQRIRNTQRLINEKTPWVRAIKKQMLVDKLTGLYNRNYLLEEFDELKTCSDAPLALLIIKPDNFKDINDRFGHEAGDKILILMSIFIQSVLRDSDIATRFHGDEFAVVLQNTSREEAIAVARDLGVVLHGIDLEQVTGVPDLKITVSIGISLRPAHGSDAPGLTQCARDTMYRAREKGGNRIIALK, encoded by the coding sequence ATGAAAGACACAGCCGTAAACGAAAAAATCAATCTCCTCCGCAAGATGGAAATATTCTCCACCCTGGGAGCCCACGAGCTTGAAATTGTCGCATATAACAGCCAGCTGGTCAGCTACCGCAAGGGCTCGCTGATATTTTCCGAAAATTCGCCGGGCAATGAACTCTTTATCATCAAGGATGGCGAAGTGCTCATCACCCGCCACCGGGATGACGACGATGTCGATATCGCGCAGTTCATCACCGGCGAATCTTTTGGGGAATGGGATCTCATCGCCAATACACCCCGGGTGGCCACGGCCATTGCCATACGGGATTCCGTGCTGCTGGTCTTCCCGCGGGAGGGCATCACCTTTCCCATATTTCTGCAGAAATATCCGAAGATGTCGGCACGGATGACCTATAAGCTCCTGAGCGTTATCACCCAGCGAATCAGAAATACGCAACGGCTCATAAACGAAAAAACCCCCTGGGTCCGCGCCATTAAAAAGCAGATGCTCGTTGATAAGCTTACCGGTCTCTACAACAGGAATTATCTTCTTGAGGAGTTTGACGAGCTTAAAACCTGCAGTGACGCTCCCCTGGCGCTGTTGATCATCAAGCCGGACAACTTCAAGGATATTAACGATCGTTTCGGCCACGAAGCGGGAGACAAGATCCTCATTCTCATGTCCATCTTCATCCAGTCTGTGCTGCGTGACTCGGATATAGCGACACGCTTCCACGGCGACGAGTTTGCCGTGGTGCTGCAGAACACCAGCAGGGAGGAAGCGATCGCCGTTGCCCGTGACCTGGGGGTCGTTCTGCACGGCATCGACCTGGAGCAGGTAACCGGCGTGCCCGATCTAAAGATCACCGTAAGCATCGGCATCTCTCTTCGCCCGGCCCACGGCTCGGACGCTCCCGGCCTTACTCAGTGCGCCCGTGACACCATGTATCGCGCCCGTGAAAAGGGCGGGAACCGCATCATTGCCCTGAAATAA
- a CDS encoding isoprenylcysteine carboxylmethyltransferase family protein produces MKKYAMTVSPFSIIACGLLISPVWNSELVVLFIINGIWLVLELIIAKRQVFQDQVPRQWWIMASRVLWLCSVVLIFADLRWELVPLRTPRPIVIGTLYFLAAGLIIRLVAYIQLGRFFTYDIRVGEGHKLITTGIYSIIRHPAYLAVCILGSLPGLAAGSVIACILMTVFTIPQTLYRLNSEEKMLSNIYQEVFDKYREKSWRLLPFIY; encoded by the coding sequence ATGAAAAAGTATGCCATGACCGTTTCGCCGTTTTCTATTATAGCCTGCGGACTTTTGATCTCCCCGGTTTGGAATAGTGAACTAGTAGTTCTGTTTATCATTAATGGCATCTGGCTGGTTCTGGAGCTTATAATCGCAAAGCGGCAGGTGTTTCAGGATCAGGTGCCCCGTCAATGGTGGATCATGGCGAGCAGGGTGTTGTGGCTTTGCAGCGTGGTCCTTATTTTCGCTGATTTACGGTGGGAGCTGGTTCCGCTGAGAACACCGAGACCGATTGTTATCGGTACTTTGTATTTTCTTGCCGCGGGGCTGATCATACGTTTGGTTGCCTATATTCAACTGGGGCGGTTTTTCACCTATGATATCCGCGTCGGCGAAGGTCATAAACTCATAACCACGGGGATATATTCTATTATCCGTCATCCGGCATATCTGGCCGTATGCATCCTGGGAAGCCTTCCAGGTCTTGCAGCAGGAAGCGTGATCGCTTGCATACTCATGACCGTCTTCACGATCCCGCAAACCCTTTACAGGCTCAATTCCGAGGAAAAGATGCTTTCGAATATATACCAAGAAGTGTTTGATAAGTATCGCGAAAAAAGCTGGCGTCTTCTCCCGTTTATATATTGA
- a CDS encoding M28 family peptidase has translation MDQILKYQREFIQRIIDRCGPRLPGSEEENRASGIIADEFMSVTGNAVVEEFSYAAKACIGAIPAIGAGLMIAGLFFFWLPLVTLILTAALLIFAVPQIILYREWFDRFSPKSTSHNVYSIIDPPGGAKYVRATLVLSAHIDSSWHCPPFAEKSHLARYKLNFGVISAILLLLLSAARLGGAEFLGLLPWPMWWTMVIVPFLFPGFFFLFRYLVYDKSVASPGAMDDLSGIAVNLGLAKIYRAQRKKRPRNIRILLVAFGAEEAGLKGSRAFIRRHRDDLLAGDVWVLNVDGVADKDEFLCIEGEAWQMVWYDREYVEMVESIMKGMGLSYNRWIMDAGGTDGAEFVKAGIGQAITVVAQDRTPRFNYHTRFDTLEHLDPEAMRLMNDLCMNIVETIDIKVAGKS, from the coding sequence ATGGATCAGATCCTGAAATATCAGCGGGAGTTCATCCAGAGGATCATTGACCGGTGCGGACCGCGTCTTCCCGGCTCAGAGGAAGAGAATCGCGCCTCCGGTATCATCGCCGACGAGTTCATGTCTGTGACCGGCAATGCTGTTGTGGAGGAATTCAGTTACGCGGCAAAGGCGTGCATCGGGGCGATCCCTGCCATTGGAGCGGGCCTCATGATAGCCGGACTCTTTTTCTTCTGGCTTCCCCTGGTAACGCTGATCCTGACTGCGGCGCTTCTCATCTTTGCCGTCCCGCAGATAATCCTCTACCGGGAATGGTTTGATCGTTTTTCCCCGAAATCAACATCACACAATGTGTACAGCATCATAGATCCGCCGGGCGGCGCGAAGTACGTGCGGGCGACACTGGTTCTTTCGGCGCACATCGACTCATCATGGCATTGCCCGCCCTTTGCAGAAAAGAGCCACCTCGCGCGGTACAAGCTCAACTTCGGCGTCATATCAGCTATACTGCTTCTGCTGTTATCGGCGGCACGATTGGGCGGCGCTGAATTTTTGGGCCTGCTGCCCTGGCCGATGTGGTGGACCATGGTGATTGTACCGTTCCTCTTTCCGGGATTCTTTTTCTTATTCCGTTATCTGGTCTATGATAAGTCAGTGGCTTCGCCCGGCGCAATGGATGATCTATCGGGAATTGCGGTGAACCTGGGCCTGGCCAAGATATACCGCGCCCAGCGGAAAAAGAGACCGAGGAACATTCGAATACTCCTTGTCGCCTTCGGAGCGGAGGAAGCCGGTCTCAAAGGTTCGCGGGCTTTTATCAGGCGGCACCGGGACGATCTTCTTGCCGGAGACGTATGGGTCCTCAACGTGGATGGCGTTGCGGATAAGGATGAATTTCTGTGTATTGAAGGCGAGGCGTGGCAGATGGTCTGGTATGACCGGGAATATGTTGAGATGGTGGAGAGTATCATGAAGGGGATGGGACTCAGCTATAACCGGTGGATCATGGATGCGGGCGGAACCGACGGCGCTGAATTCGTCAAAGCCGGAATAGGCCAGGCTATCACGGTCGTAGCCCAGGATAGGACGCCCCGTTTCAACTATCATACCCGTTTTGATACGCTGGAACACCTCGATCCGGAAGCGATGAGGCTAATGAACGATCTTTGTATGAATATTGTTGAAACAATTGATATAAAAGTCGCGGGAAAATCCTGA
- a CDS encoding serpin family protein, with amino-acid sequence MKKICILIMISLIIPIIILSTAAAGEQKVPQVAGIVAGNNEFAFDIYRKIALPGKNLFISPLSMVTALSMVYAGSRGATKLEIEKVFHFKVTDEDMVRDWSLLMDDMKGRAKSGKYRLDSANRIWVGKNISLENSFAATMKKYYDAGLKQLDFAGDPEGSRAAINKWVAKNTSDKITGLVPEGAVSKATTMMLTNAVYFLGSWEQPFDEKATARADFFITPAKKTEVSMMKKFGHFKYFENNEIQAISLPYKTQGNKEEALSMIVLLPKGRTGIAGLEKKLTVDNWKRWNAGLAVNEVHVYLPRFEVTSFASLAESLRQLGMKTAFSPQGDFSGIAPSLAINDAFHKAYVKVNEKGTEAAAATAIIMVKANGGKKYTFQADHPFLFAICDNKTGAILFIGRVMDPAQ; translated from the coding sequence ATGAAAAAAATATGCATTCTCATCATGATCTCGTTGATCATTCCGATCATTATATTATCAACCGCTGCCGCCGGGGAGCAAAAAGTGCCACAGGTTGCAGGAATCGTAGCCGGGAACAATGAGTTTGCCTTTGATATCTACCGGAAGATCGCTCTTCCCGGGAAAAACCTTTTTATATCACCCCTCAGCATGGTAACGGCTTTATCCATGGTCTATGCGGGGTCGCGGGGAGCCACCAAGCTGGAAATCGAAAAGGTCTTCCATTTCAAGGTGACTGACGAAGACATGGTGCGGGACTGGAGCCTGCTGATGGATGATATGAAGGGCCGGGCAAAGAGCGGGAAGTATCGACTTGATTCGGCAAACCGCATATGGGTCGGCAAGAACATTTCACTTGAGAATTCCTTTGCCGCGACCATGAAAAAGTATTATGATGCCGGATTGAAACAGTTGGATTTTGCCGGGGACCCCGAAGGATCGCGCGCCGCCATCAACAAGTGGGTAGCTAAAAATACCAGTGACAAGATCACCGGTCTTGTGCCTGAGGGAGCGGTCTCGAAAGCGACAACCATGATGCTGACCAATGCCGTGTATTTTCTGGGCAGCTGGGAGCAGCCCTTCGATGAAAAAGCCACCGCCAGGGCCGATTTTTTTATCACACCGGCGAAGAAGACGGAAGTCAGCATGATGAAGAAATTCGGGCATTTCAAATATTTTGAAAACAATGAGATTCAGGCTATATCCTTACCCTATAAAACACAGGGCAATAAAGAAGAGGCCCTGTCTATGATTGTTCTCCTGCCGAAGGGCAGGACCGGCATCGCGGGCCTTGAGAAGAAGCTGACTGTTGATAACTGGAAGAGATGGAATGCCGGCCTGGCAGTGAATGAAGTCCATGTGTATCTGCCGCGTTTTGAGGTGACTTCCTTCGCAAGCCTTGCCGAATCCCTCCGGCAGCTGGGAATGAAAACCGCTTTCTCGCCGCAGGGGGATTTTTCCGGCATAGCCCCATCCCTGGCTATCAACGATGCCTTTCACAAGGCCTATGTCAAGGTGAATGAGAAGGGGACCGAGGCAGCGGCGGCCACGGCCATCATCATGGTCAAGGCAAACGGCGGGAAGAAGTATACATTCCAGGCCGATCACCCCTTCCTGTTCGCCATCTGCGATAACAAGACCGGGGCCATTCTGTTTATCGGCCGTGTTATGGACCCGGCACAATAG
- a CDS encoding PhzF family phenazine biosynthesis protein → MKKFRFKKIDAFARGLSAGNPAGCVYLDHAGDITDEEMQGIAAQLKGFVSEVVYVFPDNDGFLLRYFSSEREVDFCGHGTIAAMYDVIKSDGRLLEKSNLSIRVKGEILDVVNDIGGSDSVFITAPLPLYKDTMIGADNAAAALEIDTSTIDAKQSIAVVNAGLNTLIIPITTLDACLAINPTQKDLKEFCRDLGIDIVLVFSAETSSDEHHYRTRVFAPRYGYLEDPATGSGNSAFACYLLHRGAWDGRELVIEQNNDRCNPNIIRVRTIKKDGTRRVQFGGGAVVRIEGDYILP, encoded by the coding sequence ATGAAAAAATTCAGGTTCAAGAAAATCGACGCCTTTGCCAGGGGATTATCAGCGGGTAATCCGGCGGGGTGCGTGTACCTGGACCATGCCGGTGATATCACCGATGAAGAGATGCAGGGCATCGCCGCGCAGCTGAAAGGCTTTGTCAGCGAGGTGGTGTATGTGTTTCCTGACAATGATGGATTTCTTCTGCGTTATTTTTCATCGGAGCGTGAGGTCGATTTTTGCGGCCATGGGACAATCGCCGCGATGTATGATGTGATAAAAAGCGATGGCCGGCTCCTCGAAAAAAGTAATCTATCCATACGGGTGAAGGGAGAGATTCTCGATGTGGTCAATGATATCGGCGGCAGTGATTCGGTTTTCATAACGGCACCGCTTCCCTTATACAAGGACACGATGATCGGTGCTGATAATGCCGCGGCGGCACTGGAGATTGACACATCAACTATCGATGCCAAACAGTCGATTGCGGTCGTCAACGCGGGCCTGAATACGCTGATTATCCCGATCACAACCCTGGACGCTTGCCTTGCCATCAATCCGACACAAAAGGACCTGAAAGAATTTTGCCGTGACCTGGGAATCGACATTGTCCTCGTCTTTTCCGCGGAAACCTCCTCCGATGAGCATCATTACCGGACGCGGGTCTTCGCGCCGCGATACGGCTATCTCGAGGACCCTGCCACCGGTTCCGGGAATTCAGCCTTTGCCTGCTATCTGCTCCATCGGGGAGCATGGGATGGCCGGGAGCTGGTCATCGAGCAGAACAATGACCGGTGCAATCCGAATATCATTCGTGTTCGCACTATCAAGAAGGATGGGACGCGTCGCGTTCAGTTCGGCGGCGGCGCTGTCGTCAGGATAGAAGGGGATTATATTCTCCCGTAG
- a CDS encoding ABC transporter ATP-binding protein: MNDNDIAINAQDISKIYLRGSEKITALDGISLQIKKGDFVAFVGPSGSGKTTLLNILGCLDNPTAGALSIGGTGVFGEGRRLGEGDLTRIRRSHFGYIFQNFYLLPTLTVLENVTVPFSFYRKENAVKDIPALLASLGIDRRMHHLPGQLSGGEMQRVAIARALVNRPEILLADEPTGNLDSKRSRDIGEVLGSLNRDQGITIIMVTHNAELAALAFRQVELRDGRI, translated from the coding sequence ATGAATGATAATGACATAGCGATAAACGCACAGGATATCAGCAAGATATATCTCCGCGGCAGCGAGAAGATCACGGCCCTTGACGGGATATCCCTCCAGATCAAAAAAGGGGATTTTGTCGCCTTTGTGGGCCCGTCAGGATCTGGGAAGACCACCCTCTTGAATATACTCGGGTGCCTTGACAATCCCACGGCCGGGGCCCTCTCGATCGGCGGCACTGGCGTTTTCGGTGAAGGCCGGCGCCTCGGAGAGGGGGACCTCACCAGGATCAGGCGCAGCCATTTCGGCTACATATTCCAGAATTTTTATCTCCTTCCAACGCTCACGGTCCTGGAGAACGTCACCGTTCCATTTTCGTTTTACCGCAAGGAGAACGCCGTTAAGGACATACCGGCCCTGCTGGCTTCGCTGGGGATCGACCGGCGCATGCACCATCTGCCGGGACAGCTCTCAGGAGGCGAGATGCAGCGGGTGGCCATCGCGCGCGCCCTGGTGAACCGGCCCGAAATCCTCCTTGCCGACGAGCCGACGGGCAACCTCGACTCGAAGCGGAGCAGGGACATCGGCGAGGTGCTCGGGTCACTGAATCGCGATCAGGGAATTACCATCATCATGGTGACCCACAATGCCGAGCTGGCTGCCCTGGCGTTTCGTCAGGTGGAGTTGAGGGATGGCAGGATTTGA
- a CDS encoding ABC transporter permease, producing the protein MIRIWQIAYKNLLRKKVRSILTITGIALSAWVLVSLLGFNKGYENALNKDIDSMGYQVLVAAKGCPYEAATLMLKGGTGLRYMDEGIAKDILKYTEVKDVTPMVMQAVFDPNKGESGGISAYLGVDPKTFPQMKGYFQFQQGKWFTDPGANEAVMGYEAAELEQREVGDKILIPEKNVELTVVGVLKRTGTQDDGTIFVPIRTVQRIFGVTGKLTAIGVQVDKNAKMADVEQKMYNLPDVQVVSLAQVKQTIINLVSTARVMVFSIAVIAVLIAMVGVVNTILMSVFERFQEIGILKSMGALPGDVFRLIWIETFILCLLGGIGGNVLALGLVRITDILIRRLLPYSPTGSLVMIDLTLAGTAMAAIIGVGLLAGLYPAWKAARIRPIESIRSQEA; encoded by the coding sequence ATGATTCGCATCTGGCAGATAGCCTATAAGAACCTACTCCGGAAAAAGGTCCGGAGCATCCTCACCATAACCGGCATAGCCCTGTCGGCCTGGGTCCTGGTGAGCCTCCTCGGTTTCAACAAGGGCTATGAGAATGCCCTGAATAAAGATATCGATTCCATGGGGTACCAGGTGCTGGTGGCAGCCAAGGGATGCCCCTACGAGGCTGCGACATTGATGCTCAAGGGAGGCACCGGTCTCCGATACATGGATGAGGGGATCGCGAAGGATATTCTCAAATATACGGAGGTGAAAGACGTCACCCCCATGGTGATGCAGGCCGTTTTCGACCCGAACAAGGGTGAGAGCGGCGGCATCTCCGCGTACCTGGGGGTTGATCCGAAGACATTCCCGCAAATGAAGGGGTATTTCCAGTTCCAGCAGGGAAAATGGTTCACTGATCCCGGAGCGAATGAAGCGGTCATGGGCTACGAAGCGGCGGAGCTGGAGCAGCGTGAGGTGGGAGATAAAATTTTGATTCCCGAAAAGAACGTTGAGCTCACGGTGGTGGGCGTGCTGAAGCGCACCGGCACACAGGACGACGGCACGATCTTTGTGCCCATACGGACGGTCCAGCGCATATTCGGCGTCACCGGCAAGCTCACCGCCATCGGCGTGCAGGTGGACAAGAACGCGAAGATGGCCGATGTGGAGCAGAAGATGTATAACCTTCCGGACGTGCAGGTGGTGTCCCTGGCCCAGGTGAAGCAGACCATCATAAACCTTGTGTCCACGGCCCGTGTCATGGTCTTTTCGATAGCGGTGATCGCTGTCCTCATCGCCATGGTGGGAGTGGTCAATACCATCCTGATGTCAGTGTTCGAGCGTTTCCAGGAGATCGGTATTCTCAAAAGCATGGGCGCCCTGCCGGGAGACGTGTTCAGGCTGATATGGATCGAGACATTCATTCTCTGCCTGTTAGGCGGTATTGGCGGAAATGTCCTGGCCCTGGGCCTTGTCCGTATCACCGATATCCTCATACGGCGGCTCCTCCCCTATTCGCCGACGGGGTCCCTGGTCATGATCGACCTTACCCTGGCGGGCACCGCCATGGCGGCCATTATCGGTGTGGGCCTTCTCGCCGGTCTCTACCCGGCCTGGAAGGCGGCGCGGATACGGCCCATTGAATCCATCAGGAGCCAGGAGGCGTGA
- a CDS encoding FixH family protein, with translation MIKYTIITLSCFMFLLNVYSYGRHEGHREPGKNPREHFVSLGDTGHKTVIGKDLVVTYDFDKKPSMGMVIVKIQVFNKKGDKVTSLKISGDSGMPSMKGAHDSGDLLFKLNKKGDYLMPVNIVMPGDWAIKVKFMKDNKVIFYGVINFDV, from the coding sequence ATGATAAAGTATACGATTATTACACTATCATGTTTCATGTTTCTTTTAAATGTATATTCTTATGGGCGCCATGAGGGCCATAGAGAACCAGGGAAGAATCCACGGGAACACTTTGTTTCACTGGGTGATACCGGGCACAAAACAGTCATCGGTAAAGACCTTGTTGTCACCTATGATTTTGATAAAAAACCATCAATGGGAATGGTAATAGTCAAGATCCAGGTCTTTAATAAAAAAGGCGATAAAGTTACATCATTGAAGATTTCCGGTGATTCCGGCATGCCTTCCATGAAGGGAGCCCATGATTCAGGGGACCTATTATTCAAGCTCAACAAAAAAGGGGATTACCTGATGCCGGTCAATATCGTCATGCCCGGAGATTGGGCAATTAAGGTGAAGTTTATGAAGGATAATAAAGTCATTTTTTACGGAGTTATAAACTTCGATGTTTAG
- a CDS encoding bifunctional methionine sulfoxide reductase B/A protein, whose protein sequence is MNNKNDLKKKLTQQQYHVTQECGTEPPFHNEYWNNHRPGIYVDIVSGEPLFSSLDKFDSGTGWPSFTRPLVKDNVKMKIDSSHFMVRTEVRSKNGDSHLGHVFEDGPAPTGLRYCMNSAALRFIAVEDLEKEGYGEYAKLFNKEAASGKKTELATFAAGCFWGVEHIFKKVKGVVKTTVGYAGGSMEHPGYYDVASGETGHAEAVLVEFDPAVVTYEELLDYFWRLHDPTQLNRQGPDIGTQYRSAIFFHNEEQKKAAEKSRDKFDRSGVFRKKTVTQIVPAGKFFDAEEYHQDYFGKNPGRSCHILRDR, encoded by the coding sequence ATGAATAATAAAAATGACCTTAAAAAGAAACTTACACAGCAGCAATACCATGTAACCCAGGAATGCGGCACGGAGCCCCCATTCCATAATGAATACTGGAATAACCATCGCCCTGGCATCTATGTGGACATTGTTTCAGGAGAGCCGCTGTTCAGCTCCCTGGATAAATTCGACTCCGGCACCGGGTGGCCGAGCTTCACCAGGCCCCTGGTCAAGGATAATGTCAAAATGAAGATAGACTCGAGCCATTTCATGGTGAGGACAGAAGTGCGGAGCAAAAACGGAGATTCCCACCTGGGCCATGTCTTTGAAGACGGACCCGCTCCAACGGGACTGCGCTATTGCATGAACTCCGCCGCCCTCAGGTTCATCGCCGTGGAAGACCTTGAAAAGGAAGGCTACGGTGAATACGCAAAGCTCTTTAATAAAGAAGCGGCATCTGGAAAGAAAACCGAGCTGGCCACCTTCGCCGCAGGATGCTTCTGGGGCGTCGAGCATATCTTTAAGAAGGTGAAGGGAGTGGTGAAGACCACTGTGGGATACGCCGGCGGATCAATGGAGCATCCCGGTTACTATGATGTCGCGTCGGGCGAAACCGGCCATGCCGAGGCGGTCCTCGTGGAATTCGATCCTGCCGTGGTGACCTACGAAGAGCTCCTTGATTATTTCTGGCGTCTCCATGATCCGACGCAGCTCAACCGCCAGGGGCCCGATATCGGCACGCAGTACCGCTCGGCGATCTTTTTCCATAACGAGGAGCAGAAAAAAGCGGCGGAAAAATCGAGGGATAAGTTCGACCGCTCCGGCGTTTTCAGGAAAAAGACCGTTACCCAGATCGTGCCGGCGGGAAAATTTTTCGATGCGGAAGAGTACCACCAGGATTATTTCGGCAAGAATCCCGGTAGATCTTGCCATATCCTCAGGGACAGGTGA
- a CDS encoding DUF2007 domain-containing protein — MKKNGYVKIYSTLNIAEAHTVKFLFENNGIEAVIENQEMNPLFGMVAARDAEAQVWVPEGKSGMASAVLAGASSIDLDHIKLATCRNCGELVCDRFDYCWNCMATMKTGKVDRERFQPDDAVRQARFPALYILFIIIIVLMLLGFIASRFFRGG, encoded by the coding sequence ATGAAAAAGAACGGGTATGTAAAAATCTATTCAACCCTCAATATAGCCGAAGCTCACACGGTCAAGTTTCTCTTTGAGAATAATGGCATCGAAGCGGTCATAGAGAACCAGGAGATGAACCCCCTCTTCGGCATGGTCGCCGCCAGGGACGCGGAAGCGCAAGTATGGGTCCCGGAGGGGAAATCTGGTATGGCATCGGCGGTCCTTGCCGGGGCTTCATCCATTGACCTGGATCATATCAAGCTCGCCACATGCAGGAACTGCGGCGAACTGGTATGCGACCGTTTCGATTATTGCTGGAATTGCATGGCCACAATGAAGACCGGGAAGGTGGACCGGGAACGGTTTCAGCCTGATGATGCCGTACGGCAGGCCAGGTTCCCGGCTTTGTATATTCTCTTTATCATTATCATTGTGTTGATGCTCCTCGGTTTTATTGCCAGCCGCTTTTTTCGTGGGGGATGA